In Sandaracinaceae bacterium, one DNA window encodes the following:
- a CDS encoding peptidoglycan recognition family protein produces the protein MLRRLAVFCCLLTGCSPSSIPDEPEEAYVEIPEQSVDGEALRAEPILRLDTPAGATRASALVTLAGEITPRLYARALDASGPGTWQPMRVTWREDGMLVAVTDLDRVASEVELRVEGEVTFLTWSAVIPEPVRERPDVGAARLGLSAEIAALGVIPREDWGARATRCSDNNASKYRIAVHHTVTAAMGDPASNLRGIQSYHMDGRGWCDVGYHFLVSLDGRVWEGRPVHLLGAHVGGHNTGNIGVSFMGCFHPTSDCTSFPPQVPPDGMIAGAAGVIAGLAEIYAIPRDATSIKGHRDHSGSTTACPGDHLHARLNDLRSGMAGGPAWGAQYVAQSFPLASAPFELAPGEPSSGYLEMRNVGTETWRPGETFLGTTEPRDGASPIAGDDWPSDHRAATIDRVVAPNETGRFVFSVRAPLGPGDYPQYFNLVQEGVAWFGDPGQGGPADDQIQIRVTTLDVAPWEPADAGVTPPRPADGGADGGEGRADGGAFVPVDAGDGAPLSSGCGCRVSGRSPTALGWGLALLGLISARRIRRRAR, from the coding sequence GTGCTTCGCCGACTCGCCGTCTTCTGCTGTCTGTTGACCGGCTGCAGCCCCTCCTCGATCCCCGACGAACCGGAGGAGGCCTACGTGGAGATCCCCGAGCAATCGGTGGACGGCGAGGCGCTGAGGGCGGAACCCATCTTGCGACTGGACACCCCCGCTGGCGCCACACGTGCGTCGGCGCTGGTGACCCTCGCGGGCGAGATCACGCCGCGGCTCTATGCGCGCGCCCTCGACGCGAGCGGCCCGGGCACCTGGCAGCCGATGCGCGTGACGTGGCGCGAGGACGGGATGCTGGTCGCGGTGACGGATCTCGACCGGGTCGCGTCCGAGGTCGAGCTGCGGGTCGAGGGCGAGGTCACCTTCCTGACCTGGTCGGCGGTGATCCCCGAGCCCGTGCGCGAGCGTCCCGACGTCGGCGCGGCTCGCCTGGGCCTGAGCGCGGAGATCGCGGCCCTGGGCGTCATCCCACGAGAGGACTGGGGCGCGCGCGCGACGCGCTGCTCGGACAACAACGCGAGCAAGTACCGCATCGCCGTGCACCACACCGTGACCGCGGCGATGGGCGACCCCGCGAGCAACCTGCGCGGCATCCAGAGCTACCACATGGACGGCCGCGGCTGGTGCGACGTGGGCTACCACTTCCTCGTGTCGCTCGACGGACGCGTCTGGGAGGGCCGGCCCGTGCATCTGCTCGGCGCCCACGTGGGCGGCCACAACACGGGCAACATCGGCGTGTCGTTCATGGGGTGTTTCCACCCGACGAGCGACTGCACGAGCTTCCCCCCGCAGGTCCCGCCGGACGGAATGATCGCAGGCGCGGCCGGGGTGATCGCGGGCCTCGCGGAGATCTACGCGATCCCCCGCGACGCCACGAGCATCAAAGGCCACCGCGACCACTCGGGCTCGACCACCGCGTGCCCGGGCGACCACCTGCACGCGCGCTTGAACGACCTGCGGAGCGGCATGGCCGGCGGGCCCGCCTGGGGCGCGCAGTACGTCGCGCAGAGCTTCCCGCTCGCCAGCGCGCCCTTCGAGCTCGCGCCGGGGGAGCCCTCGAGCGGATACCTCGAGATGCGCAACGTGGGCACCGAGACGTGGCGGCCGGGGGAGACCTTCCTCGGCACGACCGAGCCGCGCGACGGCGCGAGCCCAATCGCGGGCGACGACTGGCCGAGCGACCACCGCGCCGCGACCATCGACCGCGTGGTGGCGCCGAACGAGACGGGCCGCTTCGTGTTCAGCGTGCGCGCGCCGCTCGGCCCCGGGGACTACCCGCAGTACTTCAACCTCGTGCAGGAGGGCGTGGCCTGGTTCGGCGATCCCGGGCAGGGCGGCCCCGCGGACGATCAGATCCAGATCCGCGTGACCACCCTGGACGTGGCGCCCTGGGAGCCGGCCGACGCGGGCGTGACGCCTCCCCGGCCCGCGGACGGTGGGGCGGATGGCGGCGAGGGCCGCGCGGACGGCGGCGCCTTCGTCCCCGTCGACGCGGGCGACGGAGCGCCACTCTCGAGCGGCTGCGGCTGTCGCGTCTCGGGCCGCTCGCCCACCGCGCTCGGCTGGGGGCTCGCCCTCCTCGGGCTGATCAGCGCGCGCAGGATCCGCCGGCGAGCTCGCTGA
- a CDS encoding class I SAM-dependent methyltransferase: protein MEVSERWRGWQNAERYDHFVRHHAIYGWLNDQLAERAELESAQRVLDLGCGTGATTASVLRRIRPDAEVLGVDASPEMIAVAQANTLDPRAAFVVSPAGGLATVARGRYDRVLSNAAFWQFPHAESVLAQIAALVPRGGSFVFNVPSERRPGARGSHPFQVALARAVESRTEEPFVPTARRFEPTAMAEAAAALGFVEELREELVYRGRQGELMELMSIPAMITPIAADLSVAEADGALEEARARTDPDERVEVAWLFVRYRRT from the coding sequence ATGGAGGTATCCGAGCGCTGGCGCGGCTGGCAGAACGCAGAGCGGTACGATCACTTCGTCCGGCATCACGCCATCTACGGCTGGCTGAACGACCAGCTCGCCGAGCGCGCGGAGCTCGAGAGCGCGCAGCGGGTGCTCGACCTCGGCTGCGGCACGGGCGCCACGACCGCCTCGGTGCTCCGCCGCATCCGCCCCGACGCCGAGGTGCTCGGGGTCGACGCCTCCCCCGAGATGATCGCGGTCGCGCAGGCGAACACGCTCGACCCGCGCGCCGCCTTCGTCGTCTCCCCCGCGGGCGGGCTCGCCACCGTCGCGCGCGGCCGCTACGACCGGGTGCTCTCGAACGCCGCGTTCTGGCAGTTCCCGCACGCCGAGTCCGTGCTCGCGCAGATCGCGGCCCTCGTGCCGCGCGGCGGCTCGTTCGTCTTCAACGTCCCGAGCGAGCGTCGCCCCGGCGCGCGCGGCTCACACCCGTTCCAGGTGGCGCTCGCCCGCGCGGTCGAGTCGCGCACGGAGGAGCCGTTCGTGCCCACCGCGCGGCGCTTCGAGCCCACGGCGATGGCCGAGGCCGCGGCCGCGCTCGGGTTCGTGGAGGAGCTGCGCGAGGAGCTGGTCTACCGCGGCCGGCAGGGCGAGCTGATGGAGCTGATGAGCATCCCCGCGATGATCACCCCCATCGCGGCCGATCTCAGCGTGGCCGAGGCCGACGGAGCGCTCGAGGAGGCGCGGGCGCGCACCGACCCCGACGAGCGGGTCGAGGTGGCGTGGCTCTTCGTGCGCTATCGCCGGACCTGA
- a CDS encoding YXWGXW repeat-containing protein — protein MLQLRQTTLLLLIAAALGLSGCYGRARVAFRAQVPSTVTVTAAPPAVRPAATQPPKPGDDAVWVAGYYEWRAGAWVWVDGHWERDRAGYVWVAPVANDVGGRVEYHPGYWRPESAQPAPAYRSGGNVRVTAHTRTQGHVEPGPTVTARSPSQGRVEARSPSGGSVRASGGATVTARTPSGGAQTGGGATVTARTPSGSARTSGGATVTARGGTQGGTVHRADDTPARAEVTRPSERGATTARGSAVATRPHERGATTARGSAPATRPHERGATTARGSAPTTTPRTPPTVQRPTPSDNPGGTPRALSCQVDTPRAPEGGIVSITGVFSGQARVQIGGQFAPTVRRTQGEISVRVPGSSGGGMVRVLDEGRTANCGNMTVIGR, from the coding sequence ATGCTTCAGCTCCGGCAGACCACGCTCCTCTTGCTCATCGCCGCCGCCCTCGGCCTCTCCGGGTGCTACGGACGCGCCCGCGTCGCCTTCCGGGCGCAGGTGCCCTCCACCGTCACCGTGACGGCGGCCCCCCCGGCCGTGCGCCCCGCGGCCACGCAGCCCCCCAAGCCGGGGGACGACGCGGTCTGGGTGGCCGGCTACTACGAGTGGCGTGCCGGCGCCTGGGTCTGGGTCGACGGGCACTGGGAGCGTGACCGCGCGGGCTACGTGTGGGTCGCCCCGGTCGCGAACGACGTCGGCGGCCGCGTCGAGTACCACCCCGGCTACTGGCGCCCCGAGAGCGCGCAGCCCGCGCCGGCCTACCGGTCGGGCGGCAACGTGCGGGTGACCGCGCACACGCGCACCCAGGGTCACGTCGAGCCCGGGCCGACCGTCACCGCGCGCAGCCCGAGCCAGGGTCGCGTCGAGGCGCGCAGCCCGAGCGGCGGCAGCGTGCGGGCCAGCGGCGGCGCGACGGTGACGGCGCGCACCCCGAGCGGCGGCGCCCAGACGGGCGGCGGCGCGACGGTGACGGCGCGCACCCCGAGCGGAAGCGCGCGCACCAGCGGCGGCGCGACGGTGACCGCGCGCGGCGGCACGCAGGGAGGTACGGTGCATCGCGCCGACGACACCCCGGCCCGCGCGGAGGTCACCCGTCCCAGCGAGCGCGGCGCGACCACCGCGCGCGGCAGCGCCGTGGCCACCCGTCCGCACGAGCGAGGCGCGACCACGGCCCGAGGCAGCGCTCCGGCCACGCGTCCGCACGAGCGTGGCGCGACCACCGCGCGCGGCAGCGCGCCGACCACCACCCCGCGCACGCCTCCGACCGTGCAGCGCCCGACCCCCAGCGACAACCCGGGCGGCACCCCGCGCGCGCTGTCCTGCCAGGTCGACACCCCGCGCGCCCCCGAGGGCGGCATCGTCTCCATCACGGGCGTGTTCAGCGGTCAGGCTCGGGTGCAGATCGGCGGCCAGTTCGCGCCGACGGTCCGCCGCACGCAGGGTGAGATCAGCGTGCGCGTCCCGGGCAGCTCGGGCGGCGGCATGGTCCGCGTGCTCGACGAGGGTCGCACCGCCAACTGCGGCAACATGACCGTCATCGGGCGCTGA
- a CDS encoding serine/threonine-protein kinase, with product MADDGLVRAWRSGEAGASLSGAADLSQLAVQRLRLTAALGVAIGLLTLPLLLLRQPNLGARAGTARPIWVIGVGLAVAAAMFAINKTERLEPSRKIDLSLVCVVAMSLVAGLFRHWLPYVESDVVRGVSPVALVVLFIAVIAPVPPVKMAAAAVGATIADAAALGITLLLTSNPTPPWNLWLWLLLPNVVVIPVAVFIARTLYRLGETVRRAQEMGAYRLIERLGVGGMGEVWRADHRTLARPAAIKLVRPELLGARDSDEAMRTLTRFEREARATAVLTSPHTIEVYDFGRADDGSFYYVMELLEGMDLEALTQRHGVMPEERVVHLLLQVCHSLRDAHENGLVHRDIKPANLFVCRRGADRDFVKVLDFGLVKVEATEPDAKLTELGAVPGTPAYMAPELAQGDDATPRSDLYALGCVAYQLLSGHMVFPDRSHPMQQIFAHAQEPPPGLDPALGVSERLEALVLACLAKDPADRPASVAALEDALRETGLAAGWTAARAQAWWEAEASRSAKAFALSPTLPDAGLSA from the coding sequence ATGGCAGACGACGGCCTCGTCCGCGCGTGGAGGTCGGGTGAGGCGGGGGCCTCGCTGAGCGGCGCGGCCGACCTGTCACAGCTGGCCGTGCAGCGGCTCAGGCTCACGGCCGCGCTCGGGGTGGCGATCGGGCTCCTCACGCTGCCCTTGCTGCTGCTCCGGCAGCCCAACCTCGGGGCGCGCGCCGGGACCGCGCGTCCGATCTGGGTCATCGGCGTCGGGCTCGCGGTGGCGGCCGCGATGTTCGCCATCAACAAGACCGAGCGGCTCGAGCCCTCGCGCAAGATCGACCTCAGCCTCGTGTGCGTGGTCGCGATGTCGCTGGTGGCGGGCCTCTTCCGACACTGGCTCCCCTACGTCGAGAGCGACGTCGTGCGCGGCGTCTCGCCCGTCGCGCTCGTGGTGCTCTTCATCGCCGTCATCGCCCCGGTGCCGCCCGTGAAGATGGCCGCGGCCGCGGTCGGCGCGACGATCGCGGACGCCGCCGCGCTCGGGATCACCCTGCTCCTGACGTCGAACCCGACCCCGCCGTGGAACCTCTGGCTGTGGCTCCTGCTGCCGAACGTCGTCGTGATCCCCGTGGCCGTCTTCATCGCGCGGACGCTCTACCGCCTGGGCGAGACGGTGCGGCGCGCGCAGGAGATGGGGGCCTACCGGCTGATCGAGCGGCTCGGCGTGGGCGGGATGGGCGAGGTCTGGCGCGCCGACCACCGCACCCTGGCCCGGCCGGCCGCGATCAAGCTCGTCCGACCGGAGCTGCTCGGCGCGCGGGACAGCGACGAGGCGATGCGAACGCTGACGCGCTTCGAGCGGGAGGCCCGCGCGACGGCGGTGCTGACCTCTCCGCACACCATCGAGGTCTACGACTTCGGGCGCGCCGACGACGGCAGCTTCTATTACGTGATGGAGCTGCTCGAGGGCATGGACCTCGAGGCCCTGACGCAGCGCCACGGCGTGATGCCGGAGGAGCGGGTCGTGCACCTGCTGCTCCAGGTCTGCCACTCGCTCCGGGACGCGCACGAGAACGGGCTGGTCCACCGGGACATCAAGCCCGCCAACCTCTTCGTCTGCCGGCGCGGCGCGGACCGAGACTTCGTCAAGGTGCTGGACTTCGGGCTGGTGAAGGTCGAGGCGACGGAGCCGGACGCGAAGCTGACGGAGCTCGGCGCGGTGCCCGGGACGCCGGCCTACATGGCCCCCGAGCTCGCCCAGGGCGACGACGCCACGCCGCGCTCCGATCTCTACGCGCTCGGCTGCGTCGCCTACCAGCTGCTCTCGGGGCACATGGTCTTCCCCGACCGCTCGCACCCGATGCAGCAGATCTTCGCCCACGCGCAGGAGCCGCCGCCCGGGCTCGACCCCGCGCTCGGCGTCTCCGAGCGGCTCGAGGCGCTGGTGCTCGCGTGCCTCGCGAAGGATCCGGCGGACCGCCCCGCCTCGGTGGCCGCGCTGGAGGACGCGCTGCGGGAGACCGGCCTGGCCGCGGGCTGGACGGCGGCGCGCGCGCAGGCGTGGTGGGAGGCCGAGGCGAGCCGGAGCGCGAAGGCCTTCGCCCTCTCGCCGACGCTGCCAGACGCGGGCTTGTCGGCGTGA
- a CDS encoding carotenoid oxygenase family protein: MTTSPSLSAPSPAPRPRAGSDAWAGAMTNVPREHGFEALAVDGSIPAELRGTQYRNGPGLVELMGRRYGHWFDGDGLISAVRFSDAGAHGAAKITQTQGLLEERERGKPYFGAYGTRPPGMFNPMRVIRAAKGTSKNPANTALMAWDGRLFALCEIGRPFEVDPETLDAIGETDLGGVIPRSFSAHPHGVAARGAQYNIGTRIGRPNALDLFVMRADGSAGRLVTLPLEAPTMVHDFAVTERHAVIFVAPLRLRLLPTLLGRRAFADSLEWDHARGTEVILVPLDAPASARRFRVPSFWAWHYGNAFERDGKIVVDLVRYRDFPTSAAWLAGIARREMRVDGADGILSRAVIDPKAESLDFTPLRDRTGEFPRVAPGREARAASTLYWTEHSTEEVGRSGPPDTVVRVDVERGDVDAFTFPEGQYPSEAIFAPRPGREAEDDGWLLTSVYDAKQHRTSWAVLDAARVSDGPVATAHMDHHVPLTFHGLWRPA; encoded by the coding sequence GTGACCACGTCGCCCTCGCTGAGCGCTCCCTCGCCCGCCCCTCGCCCGCGCGCGGGCTCCGATGCGTGGGCCGGCGCGATGACCAACGTGCCGCGCGAGCACGGCTTCGAGGCGCTCGCCGTGGACGGATCCATCCCGGCCGAGCTGCGCGGCACGCAGTACCGCAACGGGCCTGGCCTGGTGGAGCTGATGGGCCGCCGCTACGGGCACTGGTTCGACGGCGACGGGCTGATCAGCGCGGTGCGGTTCAGCGACGCGGGCGCCCACGGCGCGGCGAAGATCACCCAGACGCAGGGCCTGCTCGAGGAGCGAGAGCGAGGCAAGCCGTACTTCGGCGCCTACGGCACGCGGCCGCCCGGCATGTTCAACCCGATGCGGGTGATCCGCGCCGCGAAGGGCACGAGCAAGAACCCGGCGAACACGGCGCTGATGGCCTGGGACGGGCGCCTCTTCGCGCTCTGCGAGATCGGGAGGCCCTTCGAGGTCGACCCGGAGACCCTGGACGCGATCGGTGAGACGGACCTGGGCGGGGTGATCCCCCGGAGCTTCAGCGCGCACCCCCACGGCGTCGCGGCGCGCGGCGCGCAGTACAACATCGGCACGCGCATCGGGCGGCCGAACGCGCTCGATCTCTTCGTGATGCGCGCGGACGGCAGCGCGGGGCGGCTCGTGACCCTGCCGCTCGAGGCGCCGACGATGGTGCACGACTTCGCGGTCACCGAGCGCCACGCGGTGATCTTCGTCGCGCCGCTCCGGCTGCGGCTCCTGCCGACCCTGCTCGGTCGCCGCGCCTTCGCGGACTCGCTCGAGTGGGATCACGCGCGCGGCACCGAGGTGATCCTCGTGCCCCTCGACGCGCCCGCCTCCGCGCGGCGCTTCCGCGTGCCGTCCTTCTGGGCCTGGCACTACGGCAACGCGTTCGAGCGAGACGGGAAGATCGTGGTCGACCTCGTCCGCTACCGGGACTTCCCGACCAGCGCGGCGTGGCTCGCCGGGATCGCGCGCCGCGAGATGCGAGTCGACGGCGCGGACGGGATCCTGAGCCGCGCGGTGATCGACCCGAAGGCCGAGTCGCTGGACTTCACCCCGCTCCGCGACCGCACGGGGGAGTTCCCGCGCGTCGCGCCCGGTCGAGAGGCCCGCGCGGCGAGCACGCTCTACTGGACCGAGCACTCGACAGAGGAGGTGGGCCGCTCGGGCCCTCCGGACACCGTGGTCCGGGTCGACGTCGAGCGCGGAGACGTCGACGCGTTCACCTTCCCCGAGGGACAGTATCCATCCGAAGCCATCTTCGCGCCTCGCCCCGGCAGAGAGGCGGAGGACGACGGCTGGCTGTTGACCTCGGTCTACGACGCGAAGCAGCACCGCACGAGCTGGGCCGTGCTCGACGCGGCGCGCGTGTCGGACGGCCCGGTGGCGACGGCGCACATGGATCACCACGTGCCGCTGACATTCCACGGGCTCTGGCGCCCCGCCTGA
- a CDS encoding RNA polymerase sigma factor: MALPQLRGPALAHDPASDEAVVEEVLDGESARFEVLMRRHNQRLFRTARAILKDDAEAEDAVQQSYLTAYAKLGQFQGRARFSTWLTRIAVNESLRRRRKRGRLDDLELAPEPHENALTAPARSPEQLAGDGELRALLEEAIDALPQSYRVVFVMRELEELDTRETAACLELSEEAVRVRLHRARRTLREWLYERADALVGEAFSFAGERCDRIVAFVLDRIDQRSAT; this comes from the coding sequence ATGGCGCTTCCCCAGCTCCGTGGCCCCGCCCTGGCGCACGATCCGGCCAGCGACGAGGCGGTCGTCGAAGAGGTGCTCGACGGCGAGTCCGCTCGCTTCGAGGTCCTCATGCGCCGGCACAACCAACGGCTGTTCCGGACGGCCCGCGCGATCCTGAAGGACGACGCGGAGGCCGAGGACGCGGTGCAGCAGTCCTACCTGACGGCCTACGCCAAGCTCGGGCAGTTCCAGGGCCGGGCGCGCTTCTCGACCTGGCTGACCCGGATCGCGGTCAACGAGTCGCTGCGGCGCCGTCGCAAGCGCGGGCGCCTCGACGACCTGGAGCTGGCCCCCGAGCCCCACGAGAATGCGCTCACCGCGCCCGCGCGCTCCCCCGAGCAGCTGGCCGGAGACGGAGAGCTGCGCGCGCTGCTCGAGGAGGCGATCGACGCGCTGCCCCAGAGCTACCGCGTGGTCTTCGTGATGCGTGAGCTCGAGGAGCTGGACACGCGCGAGACGGCCGCCTGCCTCGAGCTCAGCGAGGAGGCCGTGCGCGTCCGCCTCCACCGGGCGCGCCGTACCCTGCGCGAGTGGCTCTACGAGCGCGCCGACGCGCTGGTGGGGGAGGCCTTCTCGTTCGCGGGCGAGCGGTGCGACCGCATCGTCGCCTTCGTGCTCGACCGGATCGATCAGAGGTCCGCGACGTAG
- a CDS encoding YheU family protein: MIRIPPERLSPDALAGVIDDFVLREGTDYGHDEPTLDRKRAEVRRQLDDEEIVVVFDPKTETVNLMLERDLPSGMR, translated from the coding sequence ATGATCCGCATCCCCCCCGAACGGCTCTCTCCCGACGCGCTCGCGGGCGTGATCGACGACTTCGTGCTGCGCGAGGGGACCGACTACGGGCACGACGAGCCCACCCTCGACCGCAAGCGCGCGGAGGTCCGGCGGCAGCTCGACGACGAGGAGATCGTGGTGGTCTTCGACCCGAAGACCGAGACGGTGAACCTCATGCTCGAGCGAGACCTGCCTTCGGGGATGCGCTGA
- a CDS encoding zinc-binding alcohol dehydrogenase family protein produces MTTMRAWVIEEAGGPEKLLLRDVPVPPPREGEVSIRVRAFGLNRSEWFTRRGDSPSVRFPRVLGIECVGEVIAAPGTDLAPGQKVAAMMGGMGRDYDGSYAEQTRVPRDHVFPLETTLDWEALAALPEMLQTTHGSLHTGLEIERAKTLLIRGGTSSIGLTALALAKRAGLTVATTTRSEKKGALLREAGADHVIVDGERIAADVRACFPGGVDRVLELIGTKTLLDSLACAATGGVVCMTGILGGEWELSGFRPMEQIPTGVKLTAYSGGSSDISAAELSNYVELVESGRLRVTRGPTFDFDELREAHRAMDDDRANGKIVVTLAGG; encoded by the coding sequence ATGACGACGATGCGCGCGTGGGTGATCGAGGAGGCGGGCGGGCCGGAGAAGCTGCTCCTGAGAGACGTGCCCGTCCCGCCGCCGCGCGAGGGCGAGGTGTCGATCCGCGTGCGCGCCTTCGGGCTGAACCGCTCGGAGTGGTTCACGCGCCGGGGTGACTCGCCGTCGGTGCGCTTCCCGCGGGTGCTCGGCATCGAGTGCGTGGGCGAGGTGATCGCCGCGCCGGGCACCGATCTCGCGCCCGGCCAGAAGGTCGCCGCGATGATGGGCGGCATGGGGCGCGATTACGACGGCTCCTACGCCGAGCAGACGCGGGTCCCGCGCGATCACGTCTTCCCCCTCGAGACGACACTGGACTGGGAGGCGCTCGCGGCGCTGCCAGAGATGCTCCAGACGACGCACGGGAGCTTGCACACGGGGCTCGAGATCGAGCGGGCGAAGACGCTGCTGATCCGCGGGGGCACGTCGTCGATCGGGCTGACCGCGCTCGCGCTCGCCAAGCGGGCGGGGCTGACGGTGGCGACGACCACGCGGAGCGAGAAGAAGGGCGCGCTCCTCCGGGAGGCCGGCGCCGACCACGTGATCGTCGACGGGGAGCGCATCGCGGCCGACGTGCGCGCCTGCTTCCCGGGCGGGGTCGACCGCGTGCTCGAGCTCATCGGCACCAAGACGCTGCTCGACTCGCTCGCCTGCGCGGCGACGGGCGGCGTGGTCTGCATGACCGGCATCCTCGGCGGCGAGTGGGAGCTGAGCGGCTTCCGGCCGATGGAGCAGATCCCGACCGGGGTGAAGCTGACCGCCTACTCGGGCGGCTCGAGCGACATCAGCGCGGCGGAGCTCTCCAATTACGTGGAGCTCGTCGAGTCGGGTCGGTTGCGCGTGACGCGCGGGCCGACGTTCGACTTCGACGAGCTCCGAGAGGCCCACCGCGCGATGGACGACGACCGCGCCAACGGCAAGATCGTCGTCACCCTCGCGGGCGGGTGA
- a CDS encoding DUF427 domain-containing protein produces MAKASWNGTVIAQSDDFEVVEGNVYFPPSALREGHFRPSDHTSVCGWKGTAKYYDVVVGDDVNRNAAWFYPDAMEKAKNIEGYVAFWNGVNVER; encoded by the coding sequence ATGGCGAAGGCGAGCTGGAACGGGACGGTGATCGCACAGAGCGACGACTTCGAGGTCGTCGAAGGGAACGTCTACTTCCCGCCCTCTGCGCTGCGGGAGGGACACTTCCGGCCGAGTGACCACACGAGCGTCTGCGGCTGGAAGGGCACCGCGAAGTACTACGACGTGGTCGTCGGCGACGACGTCAACCGCAACGCGGCCTGGTTCTATCCGGACGCCATGGAGAAGGCGAAGAACATCGAGGGCTACGTCGCCTTCTGGAACGGCGTGAACGTCGAGAGATAG
- a CDS encoding alpha/beta hydrolase, producing MKRRRESNELPQVFRAHIIGAGPRVVLLHGGPGLDHHVLLPFAEQLAAHYEVWLPDLPGHGARASKRRAPSLSETLTKLERGLAGMGGALDVLAGHSLGALLARELVRRGAVRPKANVWIAPPAGDRERATLAWPRVRRERRMTTDAMRQALLAEIAHETGRPPTARFVDAVTHCQVRAPQEHEALLKQLSLLLSKPTPRCRTTDPVLVISGERDGVVTPHQASCVASATPGAELVVVPGAGHVPAAVEGDDTAERVHAFLSAALQVRR from the coding sequence ATGAAGCGGCGTCGCGAGAGCAACGAGCTGCCCCAGGTGTTTCGCGCGCACATCATCGGCGCCGGCCCGCGGGTGGTGCTCCTGCATGGGGGACCCGGGCTCGACCACCACGTGCTCCTCCCGTTCGCGGAGCAGCTGGCCGCGCACTACGAGGTCTGGCTCCCCGACCTGCCGGGCCATGGCGCGCGCGCGAGCAAGCGGCGCGCCCCCAGCCTGAGCGAGACGCTCACCAAGCTGGAGCGCGGCCTGGCCGGGATGGGCGGCGCGCTCGACGTGCTGGCCGGCCACTCGCTGGGCGCGCTCCTGGCGCGCGAGCTGGTGCGCAGAGGCGCGGTGCGACCCAAGGCCAACGTCTGGATCGCGCCGCCGGCCGGAGATCGCGAGCGAGCGACGCTGGCCTGGCCGCGGGTCCGACGCGAGCGGCGCATGACCACGGACGCGATGCGTCAGGCGCTCCTGGCCGAGATCGCGCACGAGACCGGGCGCCCGCCGACGGCGCGCTTCGTCGACGCGGTGACCCACTGTCAGGTCCGCGCGCCTCAGGAGCACGAGGCGCTGCTCAAGCAGCTCTCGCTCCTGCTCTCCAAGCCGACGCCGCGCTGCCGGACCACGGACCCCGTGCTGGTGATCAGCGGAGAGCGCGACGGCGTGGTCACGCCGCACCAGGCGAGCTGCGTGGCCTCTGCGACCCCGGGCGCCGAGCTGGTGGTCGTGCCCGGGGCGGGGCACGTGCCGGCCGCGGTCGAGGGCGACGACACCGCCGAGCGCGTTCACGCGTTCCTGTCCGCGGCGCTTCAGGTCCGGCGATAG